The Flavobacterium sp. 123 genome contains a region encoding:
- a CDS encoding M15 family metallopeptidase: MTLFLKPSLVLIALFWIVSCKSQNGILTAEIENSSIISDTTFVNLNSYSQDFVYDMKYASEDNFLKSKVYDCAECFLRLKTVKALIEANKVFVKKGFRIKIFDCYRPLAIQKRMWEIVSNPKYVADPAKGSIHNRGGAVDITLVYSSTGKELDMGTPFDFFGEEASHNYQNISDEVKNNRKLLKKIMIKKGFNSFDSEWWHYNLKSALNDKVSNTKWNCE; encoded by the coding sequence ATGACTTTATTCTTAAAACCATCCCTTGTTTTAATAGCTCTTTTTTGGATTGTTTCTTGTAAATCACAAAATGGTATCTTAACTGCTGAAATTGAAAACAGCAGCATTATTAGTGATACTACTTTTGTTAATTTGAATTCATATAGTCAAGACTTTGTTTATGACATGAAGTATGCTTCGGAGGATAATTTTTTGAAATCAAAAGTATATGACTGTGCCGAATGTTTTTTGCGTTTAAAAACGGTCAAAGCACTTATAGAAGCAAATAAAGTATTTGTTAAAAAAGGTTTTAGAATCAAAATCTTTGATTGTTACAGACCTTTAGCTATTCAAAAAAGAATGTGGGAAATAGTTTCTAATCCTAAATATGTTGCGGATCCAGCCAAAGGTTCCATACATAATAGAGGTGGTGCTGTTGATATCACTCTTGTTTATAGCAGCACAGGCAAAGAATTGGACATGGGAACTCCTTTCGACTTTTTTGGAGAAGAAGCGAGTCATAATTATCAAAATATTTCTGATGAGGTTAAAAACAACAGAAAGCTATTAAAGAAAATAATGATCAAAAAAGGATTCAATTCTTTTGATTCAGAATGGTGGCATTATAACTTGAAATCAGCCCTAAACGATAAGGTTTCAAACACTAAATGGAATTGCGAATAA